The genomic interval GAGCGCCACGAGCTCGAAGGCCTCCGAGCCGTCCAGCGGCGCCACCGCCACCGGCTGGCCGAAGCGCCGCACCTCCACCTCGGCCAGCCGGGTCTCTGCCTCGTGAAAGCCCATTACGTCTTGATGCCGCTGATCAGCTTGCCGCAGGCCTGGTAGATCTTGGACTTCTCGGCGTTCGCGTCGTCCACCGTGGCCAGCAGGCGCTCGTCCACGTCCCAGCGCACCCGCACGATGTCGCTGCGCGCCGGCTCGTCCGGGTAGTCCTCCACCGCCACCAGCCCGTCGCCGCCGGCGCCGTCGCCGGTCCACAGAAAGGTGCGGCCCACGCAGGGCTCCGAGAGGTCGGCCGAGGCGCTGGTCTTGCCCACCCAGGCGTGGGTGTCGGGCCAGATCTCGGCGAGCGTCGCGTTGAGGCCCGGGTTGGCGCTGTTGTACATGGCGCCGCCCACCAGGATCTTCGGCAGGTCGAAGTAGACCCGCAGATGGTCGATGGTGACCTGCCCGCTCTTGGCCGCTTCGGGGAAGAGCTGGTAGACCACGGTCTGGATGGCCGCGTTCTCCGAGAGGTTCATGAAGGTGTTCCAGGAGATGGCGAGGGTGTCGGCGATGACCCCCTTGCCCTTCAGGAACTTCTTGGCGGCGTTCACGTTCTTGCGGGGGTCGGAGTTGGCCGCGTCCCAGGCCGTGCCGGCGGCCAGGGGCGTGGGGAAGTTCGTGGTGTTGATGATCTTGTCGGCGATGCGCTTCTCCGCCGCCCGGAGCACGTCGAAGAGCTTGCGCTGGGCGATGACGCGCTCGTAGAGGAGCACGCCGTTGGTGTCGCTGCCGTAGGTCTTGAGCGTGCGGCGGTCCTTGCGCGCCTCGAGCCCGCGGTCGCGGGTGAGAAACATCCCCCGCTCGGTCTCGGCCTCGTCGCGGTTGTAGTGGCCGCCGCCCTTGCGCCGGTCGTCGCGCAGGTTGTGCAGCGCCTCCACCGGGACCACCTCGAACGTCCCCTCGCTCACCGGGGTGCGAAACACGGGCAAGAGCTGTAGCCCGATGAAGCCCATCGCGGGCGCGGCGGCCATGGTCTCCGAGAGCGCGACCCCGATGTCGGGACGGGGCCGGGCGGTGTCGATGGTCGGTCTCATGATCTGTGCTCCTTTTGCGCTGTGGGGCGGCGTCTCGGCCCGCCCTGCTCGTCTGGTCCTGCGACGGGGCGCGCCCCGCCGTGGGTGTTATCCGGACACCACCTTCACCGTGCCGGCGTCGGGGGTGACCAGCACCTCGGCGATGGCGCCGTCGCCGCTCGCCGCGTACCCCACGTTCTTGCCCACCTTGATGTAGCTGCCGGGGGCGGCGGGCAGGGCCTGCACCTTGCCGTCGGCCGCGGCGTAGACGTCGGCGTCGCGGTCGATGGCGCCGGCCGCGCACATGGGCACCGTGCCGGGCAGGTTGAGCCAGTGCACCGCCACGTCGTCGCCGGCGGCCTGGGCGCCCTCCCAGGCCACCCCGTCGCCCAGGGCGTCGGCGTCGGCGTACTCCACCGCGCCGGCCACGGTCTTCACGCGCCGCTTCTCGCCGAGGGCCTCGCCGGCGGGGTAGGTCTTGGGCCCTTCGTTCCAGCTGCCAGCCATGATGTTCTCCTCTTCTGCTTGCGTTGCCGGTCGGAACCGCGTAGGGGTCTCTCAGCTCTGCGGGCAGCCCGCGTCGAGCCACTCCTGGTACAGCTTCGGCTCGGCGGCGATCACCGCATCCATGGCCTCGCGCCGGCTCGTCTTGCGCTCGGCCTCATGGGCCTTCACCTTCGCCAGGAAGTCGGCCGCCGCCTGGGAGCTCCCCTTGGCCTTCTCCTGCCCGGCCACCTTCGCGCCCTGGCCCAACGACGCCCCAGGTCCTCCAGGCCCTTTGCCTTGGCGGCCTTCTCGGCCGCGTGGGCCGCCTCGAAGAAGGCGGCGAGATCCGTGCCCTTCTCCATGGCCTCGGCGGTCACCGTGCGGTCGGCGTCGGCCCGGAAGATCTTCAGGCATCGCTCCCGCTCGGCCGCCGTGGCGGCCGCGGCGGCCTGCTCCGCCGCCTGGGTGCTCTGGGCCTGGGCCGCGGCGCGCCCTTCGGCAAACACCGCCTCGTACAGCTCGGGGTTCTTCTCTTTGAGCTCTGCCGTGCTTCGCATCGCCGTGCCTCCCATGGCAAAGAGTGTGCGCTTGCGCGCGAGGTCGAAGGCGTCCTGTAACGTGCCCACCCGGTCGGCCAGGCCCTCTGCCACAGCCTGGGCGCCCAGGTAGACCCGGGCCTCGGTATTGCGCGCCGCCTCGGCCGAGAGCGGCCGGCTGGCGGCCACGTCGTCGACGAAGAGGCGGTAGTAGCCGTCCACGATCCCCTGGAGATACGTGCGCGCCTCCTCCGAGAGGGCCTCGGTCTCGTTGCCGGCCACCTTGTAGGCGCCGGCGTGAAGAAACGTGGTCTTCACCCCGATCTTCTCGTAGGCCCCCGAGTAGTCGTAGTGGGCCAGCACCACGCCGATCGACCCCACCAGCGCGCTCTCGGCCGCCACCACCTCGTCCACGGCCGAGCCCAGATAGTAGGCCGCCGAGGCCATGAGCCCGTCGGCGTAGCCGATCATCCGCTTTCGCCCCCGCTGCTCCCGCAGCCACCGGGCGAGCTCGGTCACCCCATCGGCCGTGCCCCCGGGGCTGTCGATGGGCAAGAGCAGCGCGTCCACCGCCGGGTCGCCCAGGGCCTCGGCGAGGTCCCGTTGCAGGAGGTCGTAGGAGGTGCCGCCCGAGAAGCGGGTGAAGAGATTCGCCCGCTTCATCAGCGTGCCCCGCACCGGGATCAGGGCCACGCCGTTGCGCACCTCGTAGGCGGGGCCGTCGTCCTCGTCGCCGGCCATGCCGGTGCGGGCCTGCGCCTCGAGCTCGGCGCGGTACTCCGGAGGGAGCGCGGTCTGGCCCTCCAGGAGCTGCACGATCCGGGCATTGACCTCCTCGAGCTTGCCCGGGTAGATGGCCCACGCCCGGTCCTGTACCAGGTCGAGCAGGTTGACCGGCTTATTCTTCGCCATCGTCGTCCTCCAGGCGGCCGGCAGCCTTCTTCAGGGCCTCCACCAGGTCCGGATCGGGCAGCTTCAGGCGCTTGCGCTCGCGGCGGACGAAGGCCTCCTCCGTCAGGCTCTGGGTTACCGCGGTGCGCCAGTCCTCGCCCATCTCGGCGTAGATCTTCGAGAGCGTGGTGGTGCGGTTGCCGAGCCGCGTCTC from Thermodesulfobacteriota bacterium carries:
- a CDS encoding S49 family peptidase — its product is MAKNKPVNLLDLVQDRAWAIYPGKLEEVNARIVQLLEGQTALPPEYRAELEAQARTGMAGDEDDGPAYEVRNGVALIPVRGTLMKRANLFTRFSGGTSYDLLQRDLAEALGDPAVDALLLPIDSPGGTADGVTELARWLREQRGRKRMIGYADGLMASAAYYLGSAVDEVVAAESALVGSIGVVLAHYDYSGAYEKIGVKTTFLHAGAYKVAGNETEALSEEARTYLQGIVDGYYRLFVDDVAASRPLSAEAARNTEARVYLGAQAVAEGLADRVGTLQDAFDLARKRTLFAMGGTAMRSTAELKEKNPELYEAVFAEGRAAAQAQSTQAAEQAAAAATAAERERCLKIFRADADRTVTAEAMEKGTDLAAFFEAAHAAEKAAKAKGLEDLGRRWARARRWPGRRRPRGAPRRRPTSWRR